Proteins from a single region of Persephonella hydrogeniphila:
- a CDS encoding putative nucleotidyltransferase substrate binding domain-containing protein, with translation MSLDIKKFLKEHPPFNVLPEKELDFIINNSSLNYIPKDEILLKEDQYSEYLYLIVKGGFVLKKDGSTVEFLETGDYIGDTSLIFNQPNRFNVKAIEDSILLEIPEEIFRKVISKHPEFKEFFTKTTIDKLTEGYKKIQVGTFEDSSLIPLKQFKLKEPLYCDKEENVKDVASKMSEKNLSFCLVGNKKNLEGIITDKDLKDKVLSKGIDPTKITADQIKTYPVEYIESDKFLFEAVLKMIRKNIKRLPVIEEGSVIGVVEDRDIFIHQSKNILYLTKQIEVESSIENLRQLYISVEEAIEPLFKTGKDIEILQKYIAEINDRFVQKAVKLSLEELKEDFDFSFIVLGSEGRKEQTINTDIDNGIIFKEEIEKEKALKLGKIVIDKLLKIGFPECPGKIMASNPEWVKSAKEWEKTVENWIIQPDPVNIMYTSIFFDYRSIYGNTEITSKLREYIFNLIEKNRNFLVMMTMKTLEFEPPIGFFREFIVEKTGEHKNELDLKKGGIFPIVQGVRILALENRISETNTIDRLRKLRNKIGENLSDELIESFKFLQTLRLRSQLEKIKAGKKPDNYINPENLTKFEKDLLKDAFKIVKKFQEMLGIHFRLRV, from the coding sequence ATGAGCTTAGACATAAAAAAATTTCTTAAAGAACATCCTCCATTTAATGTCCTGCCTGAAAAAGAATTAGATTTTATAATAAACAACTCATCTTTAAATTACATTCCCAAAGATGAGATTCTTCTAAAGGAAGATCAGTATTCAGAATATCTATACCTGATTGTTAAAGGGGGATTTGTACTGAAAAAAGATGGAAGTACTGTAGAGTTTCTTGAAACAGGAGATTATATAGGGGATACCTCTTTAATATTTAACCAACCCAACAGATTCAACGTAAAAGCTATAGAAGACAGTATACTTTTAGAAATTCCTGAAGAAATTTTTAGAAAAGTAATATCAAAACACCCAGAATTCAAAGAGTTTTTCACAAAAACAACCATAGATAAACTCACCGAGGGATACAAAAAAATACAGGTAGGAACATTTGAAGACAGTTCTTTAATCCCCTTAAAACAGTTCAAATTAAAAGAACCTCTTTACTGCGATAAAGAAGAAAATGTAAAAGATGTAGCATCAAAGATGTCTGAAAAAAACCTGTCTTTCTGTCTGGTAGGTAACAAAAAAAATTTAGAAGGGATAATAACAGATAAAGATTTAAAAGATAAAGTACTCTCAAAAGGTATAGACCCTACAAAAATAACAGCAGACCAGATAAAAACTTATCCAGTTGAGTATATAGAAAGCGATAAATTTTTGTTTGAAGCAGTTTTAAAAATGATAAGGAAAAATATTAAAAGACTTCCTGTTATTGAAGAAGGTAGTGTAATAGGTGTAGTGGAAGACAGAGATATATTTATCCACCAGTCGAAAAACATACTCTATCTGACAAAACAGATCGAAGTAGAAAGCAGTATAGAAAATCTCAGACAGCTTTATATCAGTGTAGAGGAAGCTATAGAGCCTCTATTTAAAACAGGGAAAGATATAGAGATTCTACAGAAGTATATAGCTGAGATAAATGATAGATTTGTGCAGAAAGCTGTAAAACTATCCCTTGAAGAATTAAAGGAAGACTTTGATTTCTCCTTTATTGTTCTGGGAAGTGAGGGAAGAAAAGAACAAACAATAAATACAGACATAGATAACGGTATAATCTTTAAGGAAGAAATAGAAAAGGAAAAAGCCCTGAAGTTAGGAAAAATAGTAATAGATAAACTTCTAAAAATAGGTTTTCCAGAGTGTCCAGGAAAAATAATGGCATCAAACCCAGAGTGGGTAAAATCTGCAAAAGAGTGGGAAAAGACTGTAGAAAACTGGATTATCCAGCCAGATCCTGTAAATATAATGTACACAAGCATATTTTTTGATTACCGTTCCATATACGGTAATACTGAAATAACCAGTAAACTGAGGGAGTATATTTTCAATCTGATCGAAAAAAACAGAAATTTCCTTGTAATGATGACAATGAAAACACTTGAGTTTGAACCTCCTATAGGATTTTTCAGGGAGTTTATAGTAGAAAAGACAGGAGAGCATAAAAATGAGTTGGATCTGAAAAAAGGGGGGATATTCCCAATAGTTCAAGGAGTGAGAATACTTGCCCTTGAAAACAGAATATCTGAAACAAATACGATAGACAGATTAAGAAAACTAAGAAACAAAATAGGAGAAAACCTGTCAGATGAACTTATTGAGAGCTTTAAATTTCTCCAGACATTAAGGTTAAGATCCCAGCTTGAGAAAATAAAAGCAGGTAAAAAACCTGATAATTACATAAATCCGGAAAACCTAACTAAGTTTGAAAAAGATCTTTTAAAAGATGCCTTTAAGATTGTTAAAAAGTTTCAGGAAATGCTGGGCATACATTTCAGACTAAGAGTTTAA
- a CDS encoding 3'-5' exonuclease yields MDFLRKIQLYRYRKNPYFPKFYSPIKEKSIEKITFCSFDLETTGLDPKKDEIVSIGAVKIKKLKIDIGTQFYKLVKPEKHLEKENILIHGITMSELENAPSPENVIPEFLEYIKGTVLVGYFVRFDISVLSRYTQKMFGIPVLNPFIDLKDVHLLNLQRSYTPAEKIRESSLEELAIEYGIPVEKRHNALYDSIISALLFIAMVKKHRQTVEKLLSKLL; encoded by the coding sequence ATGGATTTTTTAAGGAAGATACAGCTGTACAGATACAGAAAAAACCCCTACTTTCCAAAATTTTACTCTCCTATTAAAGAGAAAAGTATCGAAAAAATCACCTTCTGCTCTTTTGATCTTGAAACTACAGGACTTGATCCTAAAAAAGATGAGATTGTATCTATAGGTGCCGTCAAGATAAAAAAGTTGAAAATAGACATAGGAACTCAGTTTTACAAACTGGTAAAACCAGAAAAGCACCTCGAAAAAGAAAACATACTGATACATGGAATAACAATGTCAGAATTAGAAAATGCCCCCTCCCCAGAAAATGTAATACCCGAATTTTTAGAGTATATAAAAGGAACTGTGCTTGTCGGTTATTTTGTTAGATTTGATATATCAGTTTTATCCCGGTATACACAAAAAATGTTCGGAATTCCTGTACTTAATCCATTTATAGACTTAAAAGATGTACACCTGTTAAATCTTCAAAGGAGCTACACCCCTGCAGAAAAAATAAGAGAAAGCTCACTTGAAGAGCTTGCCATAGAATATGGAATTCCTGTAGAAAAAAGACATAATGCTCTTTACGACAGTATAATATCTGCACTTTTATTTATAGCAATGGTAAAGAAACACAGACAGACTGTAGAAAAATTACTCTCTAAACTTTTATAA
- a CDS encoding APC family permease gives MKDKKIGLWEAVSIAVGTMIGAGIFSILGVGAQICENNLPIAFLIAALVSLSVAYSYAKLGSVYVSNAGPIEFIIRGIGDNPFTGTLSILMWFSYVVSISLFAKAFGGYFLALIHQPIHPLSLAVVEIFVVSFFMVLNFFGSKAVGKAEFWIVLIKLSVLLSFVVLGIWSIKPEFLKPLLDKGHIVSTFYAASVLFLTYMGFGLITNASENIENPRETVPKAIYISILIVAFVYISVAIVAVGNLGVDGLVKAKEYALAEAAKPFLGQIGFTLVAIGALFSTSSAINATLYGGANVAYVLAKKGHLPETFERKIWFKEPEGLYITAFLSIVFALFFDLNGISTLISFVFLIIYLFVIASHYRLVGKVEGNRVIILFNFVIIFSVFITLVIYQWKTQKDSFFTSFGVLILSFVFEVLYRSITSRKIEKREIHSKKSIYKKIFGFIKV, from the coding sequence TTGAAGGATAAGAAAATAGGGCTGTGGGAGGCTGTATCGATAGCTGTCGGCACCATGATAGGTGCTGGTATATTTTCTATATTGGGTGTTGGGGCTCAGATCTGCGAAAATAATCTCCCAATAGCTTTTCTTATCGCTGCCCTTGTTTCTCTGTCTGTTGCCTACTCTTATGCAAAATTAGGTTCTGTTTATGTATCAAATGCTGGTCCTATAGAGTTCATAATAAGAGGGATAGGAGATAATCCTTTTACCGGTACACTCAGTATACTGATGTGGTTCAGTTATGTTGTGTCTATTTCTTTATTTGCAAAGGCATTTGGAGGATATTTTCTTGCCCTTATTCATCAGCCTATACATCCTTTATCCCTTGCTGTTGTAGAGATTTTTGTAGTTTCATTTTTTATGGTTTTGAACTTTTTTGGTTCGAAAGCTGTAGGAAAGGCAGAGTTCTGGATTGTTCTTATAAAACTTTCTGTTTTGCTTTCTTTTGTTGTTCTTGGAATATGGAGTATAAAGCCAGAATTTTTGAAACCCCTTTTAGATAAAGGTCATATAGTTTCTACTTTTTATGCTGCTTCTGTGCTATTTTTAACGTACATGGGGTTTGGACTTATAACGAATGCTTCGGAAAATATAGAAAATCCGAGAGAAACAGTACCTAAAGCCATTTATATAAGCATCCTTATTGTTGCTTTTGTTTATATATCTGTTGCGATTGTTGCTGTCGGAAATTTAGGTGTAGATGGACTTGTAAAGGCTAAAGAGTATGCACTTGCTGAAGCAGCAAAGCCTTTTTTAGGACAGATAGGTTTCACACTTGTTGCTATAGGTGCTCTTTTTTCTACATCCTCTGCGATTAATGCAACCCTTTATGGAGGGGCAAATGTTGCATATGTCCTTGCAAAGAAAGGTCATCTTCCTGAGACTTTCGAAAGGAAGATATGGTTTAAAGAGCCTGAAGGTCTTTATATAACAGCTTTCTTGAGTATAGTTTTTGCTTTATTTTTTGATCTTAATGGAATATCTACCCTTATAAGTTTCGTGTTTTTGATTATTTATCTGTTTGTTATAGCATCCCATTACAGACTTGTAGGTAAAGTAGAAGGAAATAGAGTTATTATTTTGTTTAATTTTGTGATCATTTTTTCTGTTTTTATAACTCTTGTGATATACCAGTGGAAAACACAGAAAGATAGTTTTTTTACAAGTTTTGGTGTGTTGATTCTTTCTTTTGTTTTTGAGGTTTTATACAGATCGATAACCAGTAGAAAGATAGAAAAAAGGGAAATTCATAGTAAAAAAAGTATTTATAAGAAGATTTTTGGCTTTATAAAAGTTTAG
- the speD gene encoding adenosylmethionine decarboxylase, producing the protein MIGFGPHLMVDGYDANYDVLASVEAITDFLDMLPKEINMTKIMPPYVFKYDGGDKPEDWGVSGFVIIAESHISIHTFPEKNYFSIDIFSCNEFDMDRAIEIIKDYFGTDRLEIRTTNRGTEFPRDIGIAASITNSQRNRLI; encoded by the coding sequence TTGATAGGATTCGGTCCACATTTGATGGTAGACGGTTATGATGCAAACTACGATGTACTGGCAAGCGTTGAAGCAATCACAGATTTTCTCGACATGCTCCCGAAAGAGATAAATATGACAAAGATAATGCCTCCTTACGTTTTCAAGTACGACGGAGGAGACAAACCTGAGGACTGGGGTGTATCTGGATTTGTTATAATAGCAGAAAGTCATATAAGTATCCACACATTCCCAGAAAAGAACTACTTTTCTATAGATATATTCTCATGCAATGAGTTTGATATGGACAGGGCTATTGAGATTATAAAAGATTATTTTGGCACAGATAGACTTGAGATAAGGACTACAAACAGAGGAACAGAATTTCCAAGGGATATCGGTATAGCTGCTTCTATAACAAATTCCCAGAGAAACAGACTTATTTAG
- a CDS encoding c-type cytochrome has translation MKKSILMLLCIALLNITAKGEDAKKLFKKYGCEGCHSDYGIVAGPAFYMVKERYMKKFNGDKEALKKYLYQTIRKGSSGKWFNFIDMKMPSHPQIKEDEMKVIIDYIVNLKPPKKESK, from the coding sequence ATGAAAAAAAGTATTTTAATGCTACTGTGTATAGCTTTACTGAACATAACAGCAAAAGGAGAAGATGCCAAGAAACTTTTTAAAAAATACGGCTGTGAAGGATGTCATTCAGATTACGGAATTGTAGCTGGACCAGCTTTCTACATGGTAAAAGAGAGATATATGAAAAAATTTAATGGAGATAAAGAAGCTCTTAAAAAATATCTGTATCAGACCATAAGAAAAGGAAGTTCAGGGAAATGGTTCAATTTTATTGATATGAAGATGCCATCCCATCCCCAGATAAAAGAGGATGAGATGAAAGTTATTATAGACTATATTGTAAATCTTAAACCACCAAAGAAAGAATCTAAATAA
- a CDS encoding L-threonylcarbamoyladenylate synthase has protein sequence MSKIEKDFDKAVDIIKKGGVIVAPTDTIYGILADALNEESVKRVYLLKERSPEKPFIILIPDITYLSFFGIKPSEKEKKLLKKRGVTVVIDIPDKKFNYLHRGKRSLAFRIPDNDEVIEFIRKTEKPLIAPSANPEGEEPAKNIKEAVNYFGDKVDMYIDRGDLYGKPSTIVKVNGKLRILREGSVSEEELKKMI, from the coding sequence ATGAGTAAGATAGAAAAGGATTTTGATAAAGCAGTTGATATCATAAAAAAGGGAGGAGTGATTGTTGCTCCTACCGACACTATATACGGAATACTTGCCGATGCTCTAAATGAAGAATCTGTAAAAAGAGTTTACCTTTTGAAAGAGCGTTCCCCTGAAAAACCTTTTATAATTCTTATTCCAGATATAACTTATCTATCTTTTTTTGGTATAAAACCTTCTGAAAAAGAAAAAAAGCTTTTAAAAAAAAGAGGTGTAACAGTAGTTATAGATATTCCAGACAAAAAGTTCAATTATCTCCACAGAGGAAAGCGTTCCCTTGCATTTAGAATTCCAGATAACGATGAGGTTATAGAGTTTATCAGAAAAACAGAAAAACCTCTAATTGCTCCCAGTGCAAATCCGGAAGGTGAAGAGCCTGCTAAAAATATAAAGGAAGCTGTTAATTATTTTGGAGACAAAGTTGATATGTATATAGACAGGGGAGACCTTTACGGAAAACCTTCTACAATAGTAAAGGTTAATGGAAAACTCAGGATTTTGAGGGAAGGTTCTGTTTCTGAAGAAGAGCTAAAGAAAATGATATAA
- the panB gene encoding 3-methyl-2-oxobutanoate hydroxymethyltransferase, whose translation MKTVIDFIEAKKEGRKISMVSTYEYWSAAICEEAGIDSILVGDSAGMVVQGLDTTLPVTLEEMIYHAKAVRRGAPNTFIVVDMPFMSYQVSVEDAVKNAGKIMKETGANAVKIEGGEEVAHIIEKLVSVGIPVMGHLGLTPQSVHALGGYRIQGKSEEQQKKIIKDAKVLEQAGVFSIVLEAVPSRLAKEITEFVEVATIGIGAGKYTDGQILVFHDMMGFFDRSPKFVKRYVEGKKLFIQALEEYREEIQKGKFPEQKHIYE comes from the coding sequence ATGAAAACAGTAATAGATTTTATTGAGGCAAAAAAAGAAGGAAGAAAAATAAGTATGGTTTCTACTTATGAGTACTGGTCAGCTGCAATTTGTGAGGAAGCAGGTATAGACAGTATACTTGTGGGAGATTCTGCAGGAATGGTAGTTCAGGGGCTTGATACTACACTTCCGGTAACGCTTGAAGAGATGATATACCATGCAAAAGCGGTAAGAAGGGGTGCTCCTAACACATTTATAGTAGTAGATATGCCTTTTATGAGTTATCAGGTGAGTGTAGAAGATGCTGTGAAAAATGCAGGTAAAATAATGAAAGAAACAGGTGCCAATGCTGTTAAGATAGAAGGTGGAGAAGAAGTCGCACATATTATAGAAAAGCTTGTTTCTGTAGGTATTCCAGTTATGGGACATTTAGGCCTTACTCCCCAATCTGTTCATGCTCTTGGAGGATATAGGATTCAAGGAAAAAGTGAAGAACAGCAGAAAAAGATAATAAAAGATGCAAAGGTGTTAGAGCAGGCAGGAGTTTTCTCTATTGTTTTAGAAGCTGTTCCCTCCCGCCTTGCAAAAGAGATCACAGAGTTTGTTGAAGTAGCAACAATAGGAATAGGAGCCGGAAAATATACAGATGGACAGATTCTTGTTTTCCACGATATGATGGGATTTTTTGATAGATCCCCTAAATTTGTTAAAAGATACGTAGAAGGAAAAAAATTATTTATTCAGGCTTTAGAAGAGTACAGAGAAGAAATCCAGAAAGGAAAATTCCCTGAACAAAAGCATATATATGAGTAA
- a CDS encoding glutamate-5-semialdehyde dehydrogenase — MDLYRYAEGLARKAKKSQKELIKINTDIKNKTLLRAAELILDRKEEIQKENRKDLEKAEKKGYSKALLDRLALNEKRINGMVQVLKDVASLPDPVGQIISMWTRPNGLKVGRMRVPLGTIMIIYEARPNVTVEAASLCMKSSNAVILKGGSETINSNKILVDILKQAARENGFPEEAIQFVETTDREVVNHLLEMDQYIDVVIPRGGEGLIRAVAEKAKMPVIKHYKGVCNLYIDNEADMEKALNIAFNAKVQRPSVCNAIENLIVHKDIAEEFLPEIAYYYGKAGVEMRCDKESLKILEGHPKAHDTEIVPAKEEDYYEEFLDLIIAVKVVNNLDEAIDFIHKYGSNHSESIVTENYTKGMRFINEVDSSAVYINASTRFTDGNEFGLGAEMGISTDKIHARGPMGLEELTIPKFIIFGDGQIRDNFGIPKDEEEVQANKEACDLR, encoded by the coding sequence ATGGATCTGTACAGATATGCTGAAGGTCTTGCCAGAAAGGCTAAAAAATCTCAAAAAGAACTTATAAAAATAAATACTGATATAAAAAACAAAACGCTGTTAAGAGCTGCCGAGCTAATTTTAGACAGAAAAGAGGAAATTCAAAAAGAAAACAGAAAAGACCTTGAAAAAGCAGAAAAAAAAGGATACTCAAAGGCCCTTCTTGACAGGCTTGCCCTTAATGAAAAAAGGATAAACGGTATGGTTCAGGTTCTAAAAGATGTTGCATCTCTTCCTGATCCTGTAGGACAGATTATTTCTATGTGGACAAGACCAAATGGTCTTAAAGTGGGAAGGATGAGAGTTCCACTGGGTACAATTATGATTATATATGAAGCAAGACCAAATGTAACTGTTGAAGCTGCATCTCTGTGTATGAAATCTTCCAATGCTGTTATACTGAAAGGAGGCAGTGAAACCATAAACTCCAATAAAATACTTGTTGATATTTTAAAACAAGCAGCAAGGGAAAATGGTTTCCCAGAAGAAGCCATCCAGTTTGTTGAAACAACCGATAGGGAAGTTGTAAACCATCTTTTAGAGATGGATCAATACATAGATGTAGTTATACCCCGTGGAGGCGAAGGGCTGATAAGAGCAGTCGCTGAAAAAGCAAAAATGCCTGTAATAAAACATTACAAAGGTGTATGTAATCTGTACATAGACAATGAAGCAGATATGGAAAAAGCTCTGAATATAGCATTCAATGCAAAAGTACAGAGACCTTCTGTCTGTAATGCTATAGAAAATCTTATAGTTCACAAAGATATAGCGGAGGAATTTTTGCCAGAGATTGCGTATTACTATGGAAAAGCTGGAGTTGAGATGAGATGCGATAAAGAGTCTTTAAAGATTTTAGAAGGACACCCGAAGGCTCACGATACTGAAATTGTTCCGGCAAAGGAAGAGGATTATTATGAAGAGTTTTTAGACCTTATCATAGCTGTAAAAGTAGTAAATAACCTTGATGAGGCTATAGATTTTATACATAAATACGGTTCAAACCACTCTGAGTCTATAGTAACCGAAAACTATACTAAAGGTATGAGATTTATAAATGAAGTGGACAGTTCAGCTGTTTATATAAATGCATCAACAAGATTTACAGATGGAAATGAGTTTGGTCTCGGGGCAGAAATGGGAATATCAACAGACAAGATTCACGCGCGGGGACCTATGGGGCTTGAAGAGCTAACTATACCGAAATTTATCATATTTGGAGATGGTCAGATAAGGGATAATTTTGGTATACCAAAAGATGAAGAAGAAGTACAGGCAAACAAGGAAGCCTGTGATTTGAGGTAA
- a CDS encoding EAL and HDOD domain-containing protein has product MREVYLGRQPILDREMRIFGYELLFRDREENFAYIKDSIEATARVVMNLLAYMDFKDIIGNKKGFINVSPEFIEGDLVDLLPANKIVLEISSVEKINKFIIDSINKVKEKGFQVALDNVSFNELLSPALESVDFVKVNIKNYTDLELKELVDFLKKYSIKLIAVKVETEKDYFFTKELGFDYFQGFFFEKPTLKKEKKLTSYKIALLKLLKMAILEKSMDEIAEVIKGYPDLAYKLLKYVNSPFFYLRHKIHSVKQALSFLGYQNIQKWAVLQLFASEGGDIKANPFLERAVIRGKMMEILMAKITTDIDMIEKGYITGMLSLIATVLYRPIEEILGELYIDEDIKKAILNGEGKLGKVLTAIISLEKDDIDKARSSLEQLNLGLEDLLEAELEAITYYENFMESQ; this is encoded by the coding sequence ATGAGAGAAGTTTATCTGGGGCGACAGCCGATCCTTGACCGTGAGATGAGGATATTCGGATATGAGCTTTTATTCAGAGACAGAGAAGAGAATTTTGCATACATAAAAGATTCTATAGAGGCAACTGCACGGGTCGTTATGAATTTACTCGCTTACATGGATTTTAAAGATATTATCGGAAATAAAAAAGGGTTTATCAATGTAAGTCCTGAGTTTATAGAAGGGGATTTAGTTGACCTTTTACCTGCAAACAAAATAGTACTTGAGATATCAAGTGTAGAAAAAATAAATAAATTTATCATTGACAGTATTAATAAAGTGAAAGAAAAAGGATTTCAGGTTGCACTTGATAATGTGTCATTTAATGAGCTTTTATCTCCTGCTCTGGAAAGTGTGGATTTTGTAAAAGTCAATATTAAAAACTACACAGATTTGGAACTGAAAGAGCTTGTAGATTTTCTCAAAAAATATAGTATAAAACTTATAGCTGTTAAAGTGGAAACAGAAAAAGATTACTTTTTTACAAAGGAACTGGGTTTTGATTACTTTCAGGGATTTTTCTTTGAAAAGCCTACACTGAAGAAAGAAAAGAAACTTACTTCTTACAAAATTGCCCTGCTGAAACTGTTAAAAATGGCTATTTTAGAAAAAAGCATGGACGAGATAGCAGAGGTTATAAAAGGATATCCTGATCTTGCATACAAACTGCTAAAATATGTAAATTCTCCATTTTTTTACCTGAGACATAAAATTCATTCTGTAAAACAGGCATTATCTTTCTTAGGCTATCAGAATATACAGAAATGGGCTGTTTTACAGCTTTTTGCCTCAGAAGGTGGAGACATAAAGGCAAATCCTTTCCTTGAGAGAGCTGTGATACGTGGAAAGATGATGGAAATTTTAATGGCAAAGATAACAACAGATATAGATATGATAGAAAAAGGATATATAACAGGAATGCTTTCCCTTATAGCTACTGTTCTGTATAGACCTATAGAAGAGATCCTTGGAGAGCTGTACATAGATGAAGATATTAAAAAAGCTATTTTAAATGGAGAAGGCAAGTTAGGTAAAGTACTGACTGCTATAATATCATTAGAAAAAGACGATATAGATAAAGCAAGATCTTCCCTTGAACAGTTAAATTTAGGACTTGAAGATCTTTTAGAAGCAGAGCTTGAAGCTATTACTTACTATGAAAATTTTATGGAATCTCAGTAA
- the tnpB gene encoding IS200/IS605 family element RNA-guided endonuclease TnpB yields the protein MIIEYTYRFRIYPNKEQEDFLNIQFGHCRFVYNYFLTLSKKEYEEQGIKWKYSRYQSMLPALKKEYQFLKQANSQSLQVALQNLDTAYKNFFKREAGFPKFKKKKSKQTVHIPQHFSIERKSRKRGLLKIPKLKTPIKIKIHRNIEGQIRSISITKAPDGRYYLNVLTKKEIRSLKETGETAGIDVGIKEFAIIYDGENTHHIENPKYLQKSERRLIKLQRQLSRKQKGSKNWEKARQKVAKQHQKIVNQRKDFLHKVSTAITKQYDCFVVESLNIKGMIRNEKLSKQIADVSWYEFMRMLEYKAKWYGRKIIKADRFYASSKTCNVCGYKNNQLTLSVRKWKCPICKTTHDRDENASKNLYKIGLTHLTNLRFEHAERHSTGGRVGTTRAEACGAGTVGGMFSNGQTTRHPAVKQETS from the coding sequence ATGATAATAGAGTATACATACAGGTTTAGGATTTATCCAAATAAGGAGCAAGAAGACTTTTTAAATATTCAGTTTGGACATTGTAGATTTGTATATAACTATTTTTTAACCTTATCTAAAAAAGAGTATGAGGAGCAAGGAATAAAATGGAAATATAGTAGATACCAATCAATGCTACCAGCACTAAAAAAAGAATACCAATTTCTAAAACAAGCAAATAGTCAAAGCCTACAAGTAGCATTACAAAATCTTGATACAGCCTATAAGAACTTTTTCAAAAGAGAGGCAGGATTTCCAAAATTCAAGAAGAAAAAATCAAAACAAACGGTTCATATTCCACAACACTTTTCTATAGAAAGAAAAAGCAGAAAAAGAGGGCTTCTCAAAATACCAAAGCTAAAAACGCCCATAAAAATAAAAATACATAGAAATATAGAAGGACAGATAAGAAGTATAAGCATAACCAAAGCACCAGATGGGAGATACTATCTAAATGTGTTGACTAAGAAGGAGATAAGATCACTAAAAGAAACAGGAGAAACAGCAGGTATAGATGTAGGAATAAAAGAGTTTGCTATTATCTATGATGGAGAAAATACACACCACATAGAAAATCCAAAATATCTGCAAAAGTCAGAAAGAAGGCTAATCAAACTGCAAAGACAGTTATCAAGAAAGCAGAAAGGTAGCAAGAACTGGGAAAAAGCAAGACAAAAAGTAGCAAAACAACATCAAAAAATAGTAAACCAGCGAAAAGATTTTCTTCACAAGGTATCAACTGCGATAACCAAGCAGTATGATTGCTTTGTGGTAGAAAGTCTGAATATAAAAGGGATGATACGAAACGAAAAGTTATCAAAACAGATAGCAGATGTAAGTTGGTATGAATTTATGAGGATGCTTGAATACAAAGCAAAATGGTATGGAAGAAAGATAATCAAAGCAGACAGATTTTATGCGAGTAGTAAAACCTGTAATGTATGTGGATATAAGAATAACCAGCTTACATTGTCAGTAAGAAAGTGGAAATGTCCTATATGTAAAACGACCCACGATAGAGACGAAAATGCGAGTAAAAATCTATACAAAATAGGGCTCACCCACCTAACAAATCTACGATTTGAGCATGCCGAAAGGCATAGCACGGGTGGTAGGGTAGGGACTACCCGAGCTGAAGCCTGTGGAGCTGGCACTGTCGGCGGAATGTTCAGCAATGGACAGACTACGAGACATCCAGCTGTGAAGCAGGAAACTTCCTGA